The Lepisosteus oculatus isolate fLepOcu1 chromosome 4, fLepOcu1.hap2, whole genome shotgun sequence genome window below encodes:
- the gpam gene encoding glycerol-3-phosphate acyltransferase 1, mitochondrial: MEEVVVSFGTQDNVFMASSFDQGGSRWKYPGEELERSSSPSVLRSITSKWKEGLLNRKRPFVGRCCHSCTPQSQEKLFNSSIPSLGLRNVIYINETHTRHRGWLARRLCYVLFVLERDVRKDMFARNVVENVLNNSRVEKATIEVASENSPGVMESRIDRKAVSRVRRKARGILQEMVANISPSFIRLTGWVLLKLFNGFFWSIQIHKGQLEMVKKAATEQNVPLVFLPVHKSHIDYLLITFILFCHNIKAPHIAAGNNLNIPIFSTLIRKLGGFFIRRKLDENPSGKKDVLYRSLLHVYTEELLKQHQFLEIYLEGTRSRSGKPSPARAGLLSIIVDTLCSTSISDVLIVPVGISYDRIIEGNYNSEQLGKPKKNESLWSVARGVFRMLRKNYGCVRVDFTQPFSLKEYLDSQRHRQLPAPLTLEQLLVPTIIAAQPDQALFNGEEEGHLSSLDLTDEPWRRQVIGNLAKHVLFTANKSSAVMSTHIVACLLLYRHRQGVYLSKLVEDFFSMKEEVLSRDFDLGFSGNSEDVVMHALHLLGNCVNVTTSSRNTEFFISPATTIPALFELNFYSNGLFHVFITEAIIACSVLAILREQAAETVQSTSEMMVSQERLIRKAAGLSHFLTNEVAVALPCQMVYQVFDDTVGRLIQYGILIVAEEEQEELSPSPTEEPWPKKFPEPLSWRSDEEDEDSDFGEEQRDRYLKVSLSPEHQEFFGFLQRILGPVLEAYSAAAIFLHSLNGPVTEREYTNQLFRFLLTRSEKKVAVFGESATHYLVKNTVKTFKELGVFKERSENRVTVLELSSTFLPQANRNKLLQFILSFSLI, from the exons ATGGAGGAGGTTGTGGTCTCCTTTGGAACCCAGGACAATGTGTTTATGGCCAGTTCCTTTGATCAAGGTGGAAGTCGATGGAAGTACCCAGGTGAAGAATTG GAGCGCAGTTCTAGCCCTTCTGTTTTGAGATCTATAACCTCAAAATGGAAAGAGGGCCTTCTAAACAGAAAGAGACCCTTTGTTGGAAGGTGCTGTCATTCCTGCACTCCTCAGAGTCAG GAAAAGCTCTTCAATTCCAGTATTCCTTCTCTGGGTCTGCGGAATGTCATTTACATTAATGAAACGCACACCAG GCACAGGGGATGGCTGGCCAGGCGTCTGTGCTACGTTCTGTTTGTCCTGGAGCGTGATGTTCGGAAGGACATGTTTGCTAGGAATGTGGTGGAAAATGTATTGAACAACAGCAG AGTGGAGAAGGCTACCATAGAAGTAGCTTCAGAAAACAGCCCAGGTGTGATGGAGTCCAGGATCGACCGCaaagctgtcagcagagtgagGAGAAAAGCCAGAGGAATTCTCCAGGAAATGGTGGCTAATATCTCTCCCTCCTTTATTAG GTTAACTGGCTGGGTGCTGCTGAAATTATTCAATGGCTTCTTCTGGAGCATTCAGATTCATAAGGGGCAACTTGAGATGGTGAAAAAGGCTGCCACAGAG caaaatgtTCCGTTAGTGTTCCTGCCAGTTCATAAATCTCATATAGACTATCTGTTGATCACCTTCATCTTGTTCTGTCACAACATTAAAGCTCCACACATTGCTGCTGGAAACAACCTCAATATTCCCATCTTCAG cacgTTGATACGCAAACTTGGAGGTTTCTTCATTCGTCGCAAGTTGGATGAGAACCCTAGTGGGAAAAAGGATGTTTTGTACAGATCTCTTCTTCATGTG TACACTGAGGAGCTACTCAAACAGCACCAGTTTCTGGAGATATACCTGGAAGGCACTCGTTCACGCAGTGGGAAGCCCTCCCCTGCCAGAGCAGGCCTGCTGTCCATCATAGTCGACACCCTGTGCTCAACTTCCATCTCAGATGTGCTTATAGTCCCTGTGGGCATCTCTTACGACCGCATCATCGAGGGCAACTACAACAGTGAACAGCTG GGGAAACCCAAGAAAAATGAAAGCTTGTGGAGTGTAGCGCGAGGGGTGTTCCGAATGCTGCGCAAGAACTATGGCTGTGTCAGAGTGGACTTCACACAGCCTTTTTCTTTGAAG GAGTACCTGGATAGTCAAAGACATCGGCAGCTTCCTGCTCCGCTTACACTGGAACAGCTCCTGGTTCCCACAATTATTGCAGCACA GCCAGACCAGGCCCTTTTCAATGGTGAGGAGGAAGGTCATCTCAGTTCCTTGGACCTTACAGATGAACCCTGGAGACGTCAAGTGATTGGAAACTTGGCCAAGCATGTGCTCTTCA CCGCCAATAAATCGTCAGCTGTGATGTCCACCCACATAGTTGCTTGTTTGCTCTTGTATCGACATAGACAG GGTGTGTACTTGTCTAAACTAGTGGAAGACTTCTTCTCCATGAAGGAAGAGGTCCTCTCTCGTGATTTTGATCTGGGCTTTTCTGGCAACTCGGAGGATGTCGTCATGCATGCCTTGCATCTTCTTGGAAACTGTGTCAATGTGACCACTTCCAGCCGCAATACGGAGTTCTTCATCTCTCCTGCCACGACCATTCCTGCCTTATTCGAGCTCAACTTCTATAGCAATGgtttatttcatgttttcattACGGAAGCCATCATTG CTTGCAGTGTCTTGGCTATATTGAGGGAGCAGGCTGCAGAGACAGTGCAGAGCACCTCCGAGATGATGGTGAGCCAGGAAAGGCTTATCAGAAAAGCAGCTGGGCTCTCTCATTTCTTAACAAATGAAGTGGCTGTTGCTTTA cCTTGCCAGATGGTTTATCAGGTCTTTGATGACACTGTGGGAAGGTTAATCCAGTATGGGATCCTCATAGTTGCTGAG GAAGAGCAGGAGGAGCTGAGCCCCAGTCCTACCGAGGAGCCCTGGCCGAAAAAGTTCCCGGAGCCCCTGTCCTGGAGAAGCGATGAGGAGGATGAGGACAGTGACTTTGGGGAGGAGCAGAGGGATCGATACCTGAAG GTGAGCTTGTCTCCAGAACACCAGGAATTCTTCGGTTTCCTGCAGAGGATTTTGGGCCCTGTCCTCGAAGCCTACAGTGCGGCAGCCATCTTTTTGCACAGTTTGAACGGTCCGGTTACAGAAAGGGAATACACTAACCAGCTATTCCGATTCCTTCTGACAAGGAGTGAGAAAAAGGTGGCAGTATTTG GAGAAAGTGCCACACACTACCTTGTgaagaatacagtgaaaacGTTTAAAGAACTGGGG GTCTTCAAAGAAAGAAGTGAAAACAGGGTGACAGTCCTGGAACTTAGCAGTACTTTTCTACCTCAAGCTAACCGTAACAAGCTGCTTCAGTTCATCCTCTCTTTCAGCTTAATATaa